One genomic window of Octopus bimaculoides isolate UCB-OBI-ISO-001 chromosome 2, ASM119413v2, whole genome shotgun sequence includes the following:
- the LOC106881015 gene encoding uncharacterized protein LOC106881015, producing the protein MYFGMRYSYIINSIKIKDKEAIPIADISAKSVALAFVSNWISRFGVSSRLTTDRGCQFEASLFCELSRILGVHHIRTTSYHPASNGLVECFHRQLKATLHASSDLQSWTEFLPIVLLGCRSAVKADLGFSSAELLYGTTLALLGTMLVPDTSQLHELASYAARLRTYFSNLPSMVSQEQSSPSHVPLDMNSWSHVFVRDNSVKGSLVSSYKGPFCVLSHTPKGFTIEMNGRLETVSVPT; encoded by the exons atgtaCTTTGGTATGAGATACTCTTATATCATCAATTCCatcaaaataaaagacaaag AAGCCATTCCAATAGCAGATATTTCTGCTAAATCTGTTGCTCTCGCTTTTGTTTCTAACTGGATCTCCCGTTTCGGAGTTTCGTCCAGATTAACTACTGATCGTGGATGTCAGTTTGAAGCTTCTTTATTTTGTGAATTGTCACGTATTCTAGGTGTGCACCACATTCGCACAACCAGTTATCATCCAGCTTCTAATGGATTAGTTGAATGTTTCCATAGACAGCTCAAGGCCACTCTACATGCCTCTTCAGATCTACAGTCTTGGACTGAATTTCTGCCAATTGTTCTTCTTGGTTGTCGTAGTGCTGTCAAAGCAGACCTGGGTTTTTCTTCTGCAGAGCTACTGTATGGTACCACATTGGCATTGCTTGGTACGATGTTGGTGCCAGACACTTCACAGCTCCATGAACTGGCGTCTTATGCCGCCAGACTTCGCACTTATTTTTCAAATCTTCCGTCCATGGTTTCCCAGGAACAATCTTCACCCTCTCATGTCCCACTGGATATGAACTCTTGGTCACATGTTTTTGTTCGAGACAACTCTGTCAAGGGATCTCTTGTTTCTTCTTAcaaaggacctttttgtgtgcttTCTCACACACCCAAAGGTTTTACCATCGAAATGAATGGTCGTTTGGAGACTGTTTCTGTTCCAACTTAA